A part of Anolis sagrei isolate rAnoSag1 chromosome 3, rAnoSag1.mat, whole genome shotgun sequence genomic DNA contains:
- the RFC4 gene encoding replication factor C subunit 4, whose protein sequence is MQAFLKGPSSISTKPLPAKEKGTAATAGGSGEGKRIRPVPWVEKYRPKCMDEVAFQEEVVAMLKKCLQGADLPNLLFYGPPGTGKTSTILAAARELFGPELFRQRVLELNASDERGIQVIREKVKRFAQLTVSGSRSDGKPCPPFKIVILDEADSMTSAAQAALRRTMEKESKTTRFCLICNYISRIIEPITSRCSKFRFKPLSDKIQRQRLLEVAEKENVAVSSEAISHLVHVSEGDLRKAITLLQSATRLTGGKEVTEKIVTEIAGVIPREMLDGLLASCQSGSFEKLEAVTKNLINEGYAATQLINQLHDIIVEREDLSDKQKSIIAEKLAEVDKCLADGSDEFLQLTSLCAVVMEQLQNS, encoded by the exons ATGCAGGCGTTTCTGAAAGGCCCATCTTCCATCAGCACCAAGCCCTTACCTGCCAAGGAGAAGGGGACAGCTGCTACTGCAGGAGGCAGTGGAGAGGGGAAAAGGATTCGACCTGTTCCATGGGTGGAAAAATA CCGTCCAAAATGTATGGATGAAGTTGCATTTCAAGAGGAAGTTGTTGCAATGCTGAAGAAATGCTTGCAAGGAGCTGAT CTCCCCAATCTCTTGTTTTATGGCCCACCGGGAACTGGGAAAACGTCAACTATTTTGGCAGCGGCTAGAGAACTCTTTGG GCCTGAATTGTTTCGGCAACGAGTCCTTGAGCTGAATGCCTCTGATGAAAGGGGAATACAAGTCATTAGAGAAAAGGTGAAGAGGTTCGCTCAGCTGACAGTGTCGGGAAGTCGTTCAGA TGGCAAGCCGTGTCCCCCTTTCAAGATCGTAATCTTGGATGAAGCCGATTCTATGACCTCAGCGGCTCAGGCGGCTTTAAGGCGTACCATGGAGAAGGAATCCAAAACAACACGTTTCTGCCTGATCTGTAATTACATCAGCCG GATAATCGAACCTATAACGTCTCGATGCTCTAAATTCCGTTTCAAGCCCCTTTCAGACAAAATCCAACGGCAGAGACTCCTAGAAGTTGCCGAAAAGGAGAATGTTGCAGTCAGCAGTGAG GCCATCTCGCACCTTGTTCACGTGTCGGAGGGAGACTTGAGAAAAGCCATCACGCTGCTCCAGAGCGCCACGCGACTGACGGGTGGAAAAGAAGTCACGGAAAAAATTGTAACGGAAATTGCAGGG GTCATCCCTAGAGAAATGCTGGATGGGTTACTtgcttcctgccagagcggttcGTTTGAAAAACTGGAAGCTGTAACGAAG AACCTGATTAATGAAGGCTATGCAGCTACGCAGCTGATCAACCAGCTTCATGATATCATTGTCGAGAGAGAGGATCTCAGCGACAAGCAGAAATCCATTATTGCAGAGAAACTTGCC gaggTAGACAAGTGCTTGGCTGATGGTTCTGATGAGTTTTTGCAGCTGACCAGCCTTTGTGCAGTGGTGATGGAGCAACTTCAGAATAGCTAA